AATTAAACATAATATGCCCTCCATCAAGCGCAGGTATAGGGAGGAGATTCAAAATCCCAAGATTCACAGAAATAAGCGCAGTAAGCCAAAAAAGTATCACCCAGCCCTCTTGCGAGGCTGAACCTATCACAGATACGATACTCACAACTCCGCCCAACTCACTGCTAGGCACGACACCACTTATAAGCTTTACAATTCCTTGCACAATAAGTGTGCTTGCTTTTATGCTTTCATCTAATCCATAAATAAGAGAATCCAACCCCTTATAACGCACTTCGCCCATCACTCCACCGCTGCTTATACCAATAATCTTGCGCATAATAGATTCTTTAAAGATATTTTGCGCTTCTTGTTCTATGGGCGTTAGTTTCAAGCTTAATGTCTCCTCACCCCTTTGGATTGTCATTTCTAGCTCTCCTTGTGAGCGCAGAATGATAGAATCTAACTCTTCCCAAGTTTTAATTTCCTTATGATTCATACTTAAGATTCTATCTCCTGCTTTGATACCCGCTTGATAAGCAGGATAGCCCTCTCTAACTTCCCCAACTACGGGCAATAAGCTTAATTTTCCACCCATACCCACTGCCACATAAAGGATAAAGGCAAGGATAAGATTAAAAAGCGGACCCGCCAATAAAATAGCTATACGTTGGAGCGGGGATTTACTCATATATGAATCTGCCTCATAATTGCGAACTTTTGGATTACTATCATCTTGTCCTTTTAGTTTCACATAGCCGCCAAGCGGAATAAGTGAAAGGGCATATTGAGTTTGCCCTATTTGCATACTTGCAATTTTTTTGCCAAAACCTACGCTAAACACTTCTACGCGCACGCCACAGATTCTTGCAACAATACAATGTCCCAATTCGTGAAAAAAAACCAAAAAAGATAAAATGAAAAAAGCAACAATGAGATTCATACGCTCAAACTTTTTACATATTTTAAAGTGTAATCTGCCCCAGAATAGAGGGTAAGTGCTACTGCAATCCATAATAATATCTCACCACCGGGGAAAAAGTCTGCTAATAAAAATGCGATTGCCGCAATTTGCGCACCTGTTTTGTATTTGCCACTTCTACTTGCTGCCACACTTGCGCCACTTCCTGCCACCATTACGCGCAATCCAGTGATAAAAAATTCTCGTGATAAAATTAAAAATACTGCCCAAGGAGACGCTCTATCCAAAATTAAAAGAGCAATAAAAGCAGAAAGAATAAGCATTTTATCTGCTAATGGGTCAAATACTTCCCCAAAGCGCGAACGCACACAATATTCACGCGCAATATAGCCATCAAAAAAATCTGTGAGCGAGGCTATGCAAAAAATAAGGCAAGTAAGGTAATTTACCCAGCTCCTATCAATATAATCAGGGAATACTGCCTCATAATGCAATGCTATAAAAAGCAATAAAACCGCTAAAAATATTCGTGAAATACTTAAAAAATTGGGTAAATGCTTCACTCTTCTTCCTTCAAATACCTCTATAAATTAAAAATGAAAGTAGATTCTACAATGGATTATTTAACTTAACACAAAAGTATCAAAAGTTATACGAGTTTTTGCTACAATCACGCAGGATATTTATTATTAAGGAGGTAGGAGATGATTAATATTTTTGTAAGACGCGGAGGGCTTATTGTGCGTGAAAGCTTGTATTCAAGTGATGAGCAAATTAAAGTTTTCCACGAAGAAGACAAGATTCTATGGATTGATTTGTTTCGCCCCTCAAGTGATGAAGTAAATTATATTTCACAAACTTATCATCTTGAAGTGCCCACTAAAGAAGAAAGAGAAGAGATTGAACAATCAGCTAGATACTGGGAAGATAGCGGGAGCATTACGATAAATACTTATTTTCTTGTGCGCTCTTCTGAATCCGAACTCCATAATGAAACAATCACTTTTTTGTTGCGTAAAAATATCCTCTTTACAATCCGATATAGTGAGTTTCGTGTTTTTGATGAGATTCAGCAAATTGTCCTTGCTACACCAAAAGTTTTTGAAGATGGCTTTGACCTCATTGGCAAAATCTTTGAAATACGTGTAGAAAAAGATGCGGATTTGCTAGAATCTGCAGCAAAGAATACTCGTGCATTGCGCAAAAGAGTGTTTAACTCTCAAGTTATCAACTATGATGAAATGCTAGAAGAACTCTCCTCTTTACAAGAATTAAATATGAGTGTGCGAGATTCTCTTTTTGATAAAAGACGAGCTATAACCGCCGTGCTCAAAAGCGATAAAGCAGATGCTGATGTGAAAAAAAATATCACCATTGTTTTAAAAGACTTAAATTCGCTTGTTGAATTTACAGCTGTGAATATGCACGCATTGGATAATATCCAAACGATTCTGACAAACCAAATCAATATTGAGCAAAACAAAACTATTAAACTCTTCACGGTTGTAACCGTGGCGATGATGCCTCCAACGCTTATTGGCACAATCTATGGTATGAACTTTGATAATATGCCTGAATTGCATTGGGATTTTTCCTATCCTGTGGCACTTGTGATTATGATTCTCTCTACGATTTTTCCTATTATTTATTTTAAGAAAAAAGGTTGGATTTAATGGATTTTTCTTGGATAGGGGATTTGAATGCGTGGGTGGCACTTGTTACACTTGTGTTTTTAGAAATCGTGCTTGGCATTGATAATCTCATTTTTTTATCCATTATTATTTCACGCCTTGAGGCATCTCAACGCGATAAGGCGCGTGTTTTTGGCTTAATGCTTGCTATGCTCTCACGCATTGCGCTTTTAATCTCACTCTTTTGGGTGAGCAAACTCACAAAGCCGCTTTTTTATATTATGGATTTGGCAGTAAGTGGGCGAGATATTGTATTGCTTTTGGGAGGATTGTTTTTGATTTATAAGGCTACAAGCGAAATTCACCAAATGACACAAACCCAAGAAGAACACACCCCTACCCCAAAATATGCGACCTTTGGCTTGGTGCTATTCCAAATTATGGTGCTTGATATTGTATTTTCACTTGATTCTGTTATCACCGCTGTGGGTATGGTAGATATTTTGTCTGTGATGATTATTGCCATTGTTGTAAGTGTGTTTGTTATGCTTTTTGCTTCTAAGGGCATTTCGCATTTTATAGAATCCAATCCAAGCATTAAGATTCTAGCCCTTGCATTTTTGATACTCGTGGGCGTAACGCTTGTTGCAGATAGTCTGCACTTTCATATTCCTAAAGGATATATCTACTTTGCGATTGCATTTTCTTTGGGCGTGGAAATGATAAACATTTACCTTGCCAAATTACGCAAAAAATCTCATTAATACACCTAAGATTCAATAGCTCTCAATCCTTCAAGACTAAGGGCTGTTTTGCTCATTAGACTGCCTCCGCGCACTACGCCGCTTTCATAATTATATACCCTAAGCCCAGCGTTAAGTGCATTTTTACGAATAGTGGCACTTTGAGAATAAGTCGTGATAATGCCTTGTGGGCGCAAAAGAGAGGTGAGAAGTGAGAAATACTCTGTGCTCCATAAAGTTGGATTTTTCTTTGGACTAAAAGCGTCTTGATAGACAATATCAAATGTATGCTTTGGTAAAAGTGTGCAAGCTTCAATCGCATCACCTTTATATATATTTATCTCAAAAGATATACTTTGTGCCAACACACCGCTGTGCATAGTCATTTTTTTAGCTTGTGCGGAAGCAAACCAACAGAGAATCTCATCAATATTTTCTATATACTCGCTCATATACAGAGGATACACCCATTTGCGCAATGCACTAAAGATATGTTCATCTTGTTCGGGGGAGTAGATACGCACTTTACCGCGATAACCTTTTTGGACAAGTGTGCTCAAAAGTGCAAAGGTGTTGTATCCTAGCCCAAAACATATATCAAGCACATAAATCTCACTTGGGAAGTCTCCATAGGATTGCAAATGTGCCAAAGAAGGATAGATGTGTTTATGGAGGCTCTCGCTTAATGCGCCATCTTTGAGGCTATGATAACATTCATCATAAACTTCATTATACGCACTCAAACTTCCATCACTACTCTGTCTTATCCAACTTTTATACTTTTGCTCCACACTCTTAATGTGCCTCATCATTCCTTACTTCATAGCCATTTTTGAGAATCCACCAACTCAAAGCAGTAGCTTGTTGCAATCTCTTATAAAGCGATTGGGCAAGTTCTTTGTCATTATATCGTTCCATAGCTTTGTGAAAATATTCTATTTGCTCATTTTCTTTGTTATAAATAAATCTATCTGTGGCAATAGAAAAATAACCAAGTGCGCTATTATCTCCAGATAATGCTGCATTATCATTGCTTACAAGCGGTGAGCCAAAACTATGATAGGTGTAATCTGCAGGTGCAACAAGCTCTACAATACTTGGCGTAATATCAATATGTGAGCCGATATTGGTATTTTTTTTCATCTCAAGTGTAGGCGAATACAGAATCAATGGAATTGTATTTGTTGTTTTCAAAGAAGGCTGTGTATGGGGATATTCCCTATCATAATGGTCTCCTGTAATGACAAAAAGCGAATCGGGCAACACACGCGAAACCTCTTGGATAAAGCGCGTTATCATTTTATCTTGATACCAAATATGTCCAAAAAATCGCTCATCTTTCCTTTTGTATTCAGAATGATTTGCAAGAAATCTCTGTATGTCTTCAAGTGGCACATTAAACTGCTCTAAAGGTACATCATAAGGCGGGTGATTGGAAGTAGTAAGTATCATATTAAAACTTGGTGTATTTCTGTATTTAAAAACATTATCTTTGATAAGAGTAAAAAGATAATGGTCATATGCTCCCCATAAACCCTCATAAGGAGAAGCATAGCCATTCAATTTGGCATTTTCAATAATATGGGTGCTATAATATATCTTTTCAAAACCTTGTGATGCGCTATATTGGTCAAGTCTTTGCCAAATACCACTGCCACCATAATAAAAGTTTGTTTTATATCCTAAATCTTTCATAATCACGCCCGGTGCAGTGATAAAAGGCTGCAATGTTCCTATGATAGAATTTATAGGTATCTCTGTCTGAAACAATCCTGTAAGTTGCACATCTATACTTTTAATCGTTGAACCTGCATTTTGTAAAAATACACCTATTTTTACCCCGTGCGCATCATTGAGCAAAGATTTAAGTCCTGAAGTTAAATTAATCTCATCAAATTCTTTGTCAAAATGCCATTCACTTAAACTCTCTGCTACAATATAAAAAATATAATTAATTTTCTCTCCACCGCTATAAGTAACTTTTTTTGCTAGTAAATCTTTGAGATTATAATGTGTCTGCTTAGAATCTAGCTCAAAATATTCCTCTACCACTTCAAGAGGCGTTTGTGAAGCATAATCACTAAAATGAGAATTTGAAATCCTCATATAACCACGATATACAAGATATAAATCTCTAAATGCACCCGGTGAAGCTTTGCGTAAAAAAGTATTTTCCACAGGCTTAATAACTTGGTCTAAACTCACACCCTTAAAACTCAAGGCAGAATTAATAGAAAACATCATCAGAAGCGCAAAAATTACAAATAAAATAGCTGAAGTAATCAGAGATTCTTTACTTGTGGAACGTGAGCGAATAGAACTTAATGGGTCATAGCCATATTCACGCCTGATTTTGGTAAAAATTTTGCTATAAGCATACATAAACAAAAAAGTTGTAATACCATACATAAACAAAAAAGTTGTAATACCATAATGTCCGCTTATGCCTGTATGAAAAATCGCCTGTTGGTCATCAAAAATAAGCCCAAGTAAATTTGCATTAAAAACATCACTATAAATTTCATAAAATGCAATCTCTGCAATACCTATAAATAAACTCACAAGCACCACAATAAACGCATAAATCCATAAAACAACGCAACGCAGCTCACTCCAAAAAAATAATAAACCAATGAGAAAATACACAATACTTAAAACGGCTATATGTCTAGAATCATACCGCATTCCATTGATAAAGGCATTTATATATTCGCCAAAACTTTTTACTTCTCCTATGGCATCATAATATACTCCACTATAAAGCACAAAACAAAGCTTTATCACAAAAAATAATATAAATAAAAATAAAGCAAAAGTAATTGACTTAACAAGTAGCTTTTCAAACCACTTTCTTTCCATCTCTCCCTCCATAATAATATAATCTCACTAATGCTCTGCCTACTCGCCATATCAAAGAAATAATACAACATACCCACAAAAATGGGTCAATACAATAATTTATAATACTCATCTGTCCTAGAATCCCTAATTCATACCCTAGAATAGACAAAAGCAACCCATAGCCTGCCAAAGGACATAGACTATAAGAAAAAAGAGATACAATACAAAGAAAACAAAGTTGAATTTTAAACTCTAAATGGTAAATATCAATAAAACCATAGCCCAAAAACCCACAATAAAGTAATGCGCCTAATCCAATCCATAGATATTGTATGCTTGGTGGAAAAAACTGATGAGAGCGCACAAAATGTGATATGTGCGCTAATATCGTATTTTGGGGGGAGGCAATGCGCGCAAATACAAATGCAATAAACCACCAAAGGCTTAAAAAACAAAGCATTAAACTTGGCACATCAAAAAGCGCATACACATATTCACACGCACTCCAGCCATATATGGGTATATTAAAACCTATGAGCCACACTATGGCTACAATGGCTATGCACTTGTTTCGCATACATTGCAAACAAAACACAAGCGCACACAAAGTAATAAGATTAATCGCTATACATACAGCTATGCTCATACTCCTGCCTTTATTGTTGGAATTGCAAATCTTGCTTCAAAGATTCTTTAAGAAGCGATTTTGGCACAAGCGCGGTTTTAATATGTGTACGCCCGTGCGTATAGGCAATAAACACAAAAGATTCGTTCATAGCTACGCTTGGATAAGAAACTTCATTACCAAGCAATCTATCAAGCCGTAAAAGAGGTTCAAAGATCACTTGAGAATCTTCAAGGCTAGATTGGAGCAATGTATAAATCCATAACTCCTCGCGTTTGTTTCCTTGAGGAGAATGTGCTTGATTATGCAATAAAAATATAGAATCCAAAGCATTAAAAAGCACAGAGGACGCATCATAATTCTTAAGATTACTCGGCTTTGGCAAGGCACAAGAAATGCTACACTCACTCACATAAAGTGTATGCTCATAAGCCTTATGATTGCGATAAACTCCTATGCTTGAATGCGATGAACGCGGCACAAAGCTTGGTTGTAATTGAGAGTGAAGGCGTGTAGGGCGCATAATAGAAGTAATCTCTAAGGAAGAGCTAAACTCAAGCAAAAGCGGATATTTGCGCGCAAGCTCGTGATAAATAGGCAAGATAAATCCACCATCACTTTTAAGCATCGCGGGCGTGCGCACAAGAAAAGAGAGATTAAGCAAAGGGCTTAAATGCAGCTCTTGCACATAATGCAAAGTGTGCAGATTCTGCTTGTATATATTTGTGCTTTCTTTTGAATCTTTATTTTCTTGCTTGGGGGATTCTAATAAAAGCCAATAGATTTTACTTGTCGCCCAACCGCCCATACTCACACCCACGACAAATAAATGCACCCTACCCTGTGTATCCACAAAAGTGATAGGATTCCCAAGCTTTTTAATGAATTTTCCACTTAAAGCAGAGAGTGTGGGGGCATCTAAAAGAAGTGTGGGCTTACTCCATTGCCCAATCTCTGAATCTATCCTATTTTTATTAAAAGTAAAAAAACTCTGATAAATCCCTACATCTCTCGCACCTTCCCTACTTCCTGCAAAATACAAAAGCATAAAATCCTTATCGCTTACATTTGAAACATTGACAATCGCACTTGCGTGAGCAGAGGCTTGAGAGTTAGGAATATCAAAATAAGTAATAGCTTGAGAGAGCGTATTGGACTTGGGCGATAAAGGATTTTGCTCTGGCAGGACTAAAGTTTGTTGTGAAAAATCAAGCGTGTTCTTAGGTGTCTTATCATTTATAAAAACCCACCAAGCACATAAACAAAGCAAAAATACAAATATGCTATGCTTCAAATACTTCAAGAAATGGAGATTTCGCACCTTAGATTCACTTAAAAAAGTGTTTTTACAAATTGTGAAATGCGTGCAATGCCTTCTTTAAGCTGCTCCAAAGAACA
This DNA window, taken from Helicobacter sp. MIT 21-1697, encodes the following:
- the rseP gene encoding RIP metalloprotease RseP, with the translated sequence MNLIVAFFILSFLVFFHELGHCIVARICGVRVEVFSVGFGKKIASMQIGQTQYALSLIPLGGYVKLKGQDDSNPKVRNYEADSYMSKSPLQRIAILLAGPLFNLILAFILYVAVGMGGKLSLLPVVGEVREGYPAYQAGIKAGDRILSMNHKEIKTWEELDSIILRSQGELEMTIQRGEETLSLKLTPIEQEAQNIFKESIMRKIIGISSGGVMGEVRYKGLDSLIYGLDESIKASTLIVQGIVKLISGVVPSSELGGVVSIVSVIGSASQEGWVILFWLTALISVNLGILNLLPIPALDGGHIMFNCYELIMKKPPSENIAYYLTLCGWGILLALMLLGLYNDIFRLLS
- the pgsA gene encoding CDP-diacylglycerol--glycerol-3-phosphate 3-phosphatidyltransferase, yielding MKHLPNFLSISRIFLAVLLLFIALHYEAVFPDYIDRSWVNYLTCLIFCIASLTDFFDGYIAREYCVRSRFGEVFDPLADKMLILSAFIALLILDRASPWAVFLILSREFFITGLRVMVAGSGASVAASRSGKYKTGAQIAAIAFLLADFFPGGEILLWIAVALTLYSGADYTLKYVKSLSV
- the corA gene encoding magnesium/cobalt transporter CorA, which produces MINIFVRRGGLIVRESLYSSDEQIKVFHEEDKILWIDLFRPSSDEVNYISQTYHLEVPTKEEREEIEQSARYWEDSGSITINTYFLVRSSESELHNETITFLLRKNILFTIRYSEFRVFDEIQQIVLATPKVFEDGFDLIGKIFEIRVEKDADLLESAAKNTRALRKRVFNSQVINYDEMLEELSSLQELNMSVRDSLFDKRRAITAVLKSDKADADVKKNITIVLKDLNSLVEFTAVNMHALDNIQTILTNQINIEQNKTIKLFTVVTVAMMPPTLIGTIYGMNFDNMPELHWDFSYPVALVIMILSTIFPIIYFKKKGWI
- a CDS encoding TerC family protein yields the protein MDFSWIGDLNAWVALVTLVFLEIVLGIDNLIFLSIIISRLEASQRDKARVFGLMLAMLSRIALLISLFWVSKLTKPLFYIMDLAVSGRDIVLLLGGLFLIYKATSEIHQMTQTQEEHTPTPKYATFGLVLFQIMVLDIVFSLDSVITAVGMVDILSVMIIAIVVSVFVMLFASKGISHFIESNPSIKILALAFLILVGVTLVADSLHFHIPKGYIYFAIAFSLGVEMINIYLAKLRKKSH
- a CDS encoding MnmC family methyltransferase: MRHIKSVEQKYKSWIRQSSDGSLSAYNEVYDECYHSLKDGALSESLHKHIYPSLAHLQSYGDFPSEIYVLDICFGLGYNTFALLSTLVQKGYRGKVRIYSPEQDEHIFSALRKWVYPLYMSEYIENIDEILCWFASAQAKKMTMHSGVLAQSISFEINIYKGDAIEACTLLPKHTFDIVYQDAFSPKKNPTLWSTEYFSLLTSLLRPQGIITTYSQSATIRKNALNAGLRVYNYESGVVRGGSLMSKTALSLEGLRAIES
- a CDS encoding LTA synthase family protein translates to MERKWFEKLLVKSITFALFLFILFFVIKLCFVLYSGVYYDAIGEVKSFGEYINAFINGMRYDSRHIAVLSIVYFLIGLLFFWSELRCVVLWIYAFIVVLVSLFIGIAEIAFYEIYSDVFNANLLGLIFDDQQAIFHTGISGHYGITTFLFMYGITTFLFMYAYSKIFTKIRREYGYDPLSSIRSRSTSKESLITSAILFVIFALLMMFSINSALSFKGVSLDQVIKPVENTFLRKASPGAFRDLYLVYRGYMRISNSHFSDYASQTPLEVVEEYFELDSKQTHYNLKDLLAKKVTYSGGEKINYIFYIVAESLSEWHFDKEFDEINLTSGLKSLLNDAHGVKIGVFLQNAGSTIKSIDVQLTGLFQTEIPINSIIGTLQPFITAPGVIMKDLGYKTNFYYGGSGIWQRLDQYSASQGFEKIYYSTHIIENAKLNGYASPYEGLWGAYDHYLFTLIKDNVFKYRNTPSFNMILTTSNHPPYDVPLEQFNVPLEDIQRFLANHSEYKRKDERFFGHIWYQDKMITRFIQEVSRVLPDSLFVITGDHYDREYPHTQPSLKTTNTIPLILYSPTLEMKKNTNIGSHIDITPSIVELVAPADYTYHSFGSPLVSNDNAALSGDNSALGYFSIATDRFIYNKENEQIEYFHKAMERYNDKELAQSLYKRLQQATALSWWILKNGYEVRNDEAH
- a CDS encoding sialidase family protein, with the translated sequence MRNLHFLKYLKHSIFVFLLCLCAWWVFINDKTPKNTLDFSQQTLVLPEQNPLSPKSNTLSQAITYFDIPNSQASAHASAIVNVSNVSDKDFMLLYFAGSREGARDVGIYQSFFTFNKNRIDSEIGQWSKPTLLLDAPTLSALSGKFIKKLGNPITFVDTQGRVHLFVVGVSMGGWATSKIYWLLLESPKQENKDSKESTNIYKQNLHTLHYVQELHLSPLLNLSFLVRTPAMLKSDGGFILPIYHELARKYPLLLEFSSSLEITSIMRPTRLHSQLQPSFVPRSSHSSIGVYRNHKAYEHTLYVSECSISCALPKPSNLKNYDASSVLFNALDSIFLLHNQAHSPQGNKREELWIYTLLQSSLEDSQVIFEPLLRLDRLLGNEVSYPSVAMNESFVFIAYTHGRTHIKTALVPKSLLKESLKQDLQFQQ